A single Lolium perenne isolate Kyuss_39 chromosome 6, Kyuss_2.0, whole genome shotgun sequence DNA region contains:
- the LOC127310665 gene encoding uncharacterized mitochondrial protein AtMg00810-like, whose translation MKDLGALHFFLGIRVTRTAAGFFLSQQQYAEDVLERAAMDNCRSAPTPVDTKAKLPAADGPRVADPSSYRSIAGALQYLTITRPELAYTVQQICLHMHDPRECHAGLIKRALRYLDVRVYTDADWAGCPDTRRSTSGYCIYLGDALVSWSSKRQATVSRSSAEAEYRGVANAVAESVWLRQLLGELRCPISKATLVYCDNISAVYMSVNPVHHRRTKHVELDIHFVRERVALGEFRVLHVPTRQQLADVMTKGLPTDIFQEFRSSLCVSTADITTAGGVRIYCIVYRGVCVFYCT comes from the exons ATGAAGGACCTCGGCGCCCTGCACTTCTTCCTGGGCATCCGCGTCACGCGCACGGCAGCCGGCTTCTTCCTCTCGCAGCAGCAGTACGCCGAAGATGTGCTGGAACGTGCCGCCATGGACAACTGCCGCTCAGCTCCTACGCCGGTGGACACCAAGGCCAAGCTGCCCGCTGCTGACGGTCCGCGCGTCGCTGATCCGTCCTCCTATCGCAGCATCGCCGGTGCACTCCAGTACCTTACAATCACGCGACCGGAGCTGGCCTACACCGTCCAGCAAATCTGCTTGCACATGCATGATCCCCGTGAGTGCCACGCCGGGTTGATCAAGCGTGCGCTGCGCTAC CTGGACGTTCGTGTCTACACTGACGCGGACTGGGCCGGGTGCCCCGACACCCGGCGCTCTACTTCCGGCTACTGCATCTATTTGGGCGATGCGCTGGTGTCCTGGTCGTCCAAACGCCAGGCCACTGTCTCGCGCTCCAGCGCCGAGGCGGAGTACCGCGGCGTCGCCAACGCCGTCGCTGAAAGCGTCTGGCTCCGGCAGCTTCTTGGGGAGCTGCGCTGTCCCATCTCCAAGGCCACACTTGTCTACTGCGACAACATATCTGCTGTCTACATGTCTGTGAACCCGGTGCATCATCGTCGCACTAAACACGTCGAGCTCGACATCCACTTCGTTCGCGAGCGGGTGGCTCTTGGCGAGTTTCGCGTGCTGCACGTTCCCACGCGCCAACAGTTAGCAGATGTCATGACCAAAGGTTTGCCAACGGACATTTTCCAAGAGTTCCGATCCAGTCTTTGCGTCTCGACAGCCGACATCACGACTGCGGGGGGTGTTAGGATATACTGTATAGTGTACCGTGGCGTGTGTGTATTCTACTGTACCTAG